In Pseudomonas grandcourensis, the DNA window TAGCTTGGTCGGCCTTTCTCCATACCGTCGAAAAGAATCTTGCGCACGATCATAAACCGTGATCACATATCACTAATAGCCCGGACTAAGTTTGAAAGCCGACTAGCATCGATCTACATAAAAATAAGACTGGAGAACGGTCATGAGCGCACTACGACAACCGGGGATTCACTTGCGCGGGCCCCGCCCGTTAAGTCCTATTGCCACATTGCTACGAAATTTTCTTCGAAGAATGCGCTCGCTCGACACCTCACTCCGATGCGTAACGTACTTGCACGGTTGCTATCTAGGAGAACTATCCCAATGGTCTCCAGGCTGGGGTGTGCACCAGGCAGAGCCCAGCCTCAAATGCAGCTGTCTCCCGGCTGTCTATTTGGAGCAGCAAAGGTTCGTGCAGCAGGACATGCCTGGAGCTGAAAAAGACCTAGCACCTAAAAAACTCGCAGCTGCTCATAAATCTACCGGCTCCGATATAACGGGTAAGCGTTTCATCCACATAGTTGAAAGGAGTGATCAGCAATGAAATACCGCTTGGAAGACCTAAAAGTTGACGCTCACCCAAAGAGTTGGGTGGCACCTACAGCTTCTGTCATAGGTCGGGTGCTCTTGGAGGAAGATTCCAGTGAGTGGTTCGGTGCTGTAATTCGCGGAGATAACGAGTTGATCACGATTGGTCAAGGATCGAATGTCCAGGACGGTGCCATCCTTCATACGGATCCGGGGTTTCCATTGACCTTGGGGAAGGATGTCACCATCGGTCATCAAGCCATGCTTCATGGATGTGAAGTCGGTGATGGCAGCCTGATTGGTATTCAGGCGGTCGTACTCAACGGTGCTCGAATTGGCACGAACTGCCTCATTGGCGCTAAAGCTCTCGTTACAGAAAAAATGGTTATCCCGGATGGGTCATTAGTGCTGGGCTCGCCTGCCAAGGTGGTTCGCGTACTCAATGAAGAGCAGCAAGCAGGACTACGCGCCAACGCACAGGGGTACGTTGTTAATGCAAGTCGTTTTTTGACAGAGCTTACAGAAGACGCCAGCGATTCGTTAACGATCGAAGCCCGCAGTCTTTATGGTGCGCGCGGATAATCAACACGGCGCGAAGTGCCAGACATTTTTCAGCACAAGGAACGGAGTGAGCAACTAAACTATGCTTCCCCGAAGTGGCTCTTGACGTAATTATCTATAACGACATTACGTTGGTAGTAGGTGTATTTGGTCTTTGTGGTATTCCAGAAGTTCTCATTGCCACCCTAGTGCCACGGGTACTGCGTTGTTCCTGGGCTCGGGCACGTACTGGATTATCGAACT includes these proteins:
- a CDS encoding gamma carbonic anhydrase family protein translates to MKYRLEDLKVDAHPKSWVAPTASVIGRVLLEEDSSEWFGAVIRGDNELITIGQGSNVQDGAILHTDPGFPLTLGKDVTIGHQAMLHGCEVGDGSLIGIQAVVLNGARIGTNCLIGAKALVTEKMVIPDGSLVLGSPAKVVRVLNEEQQAGLRANAQGYVVNASRFLTELTEDASDSLTIEARSLYGARG